A genomic window from Streptomyces brevispora includes:
- a CDS encoding SIS domain-containing protein, which produces MSAPYPAGEGELPGRIMSGEMAEQPAVLRRILDQGIPAIRAVAAEIAARRPRFVLLTARGTSDNAALYAKYLIEITLGLPCGLASMSTTTAYGAKPDLKDVLVVTVSQSGGSPDLVASAKAAREAGAVTLAVTNNPDSPLVAVSEYHIDVLAGPEKALPATKTYTASLLSLYLFVVGLRGGDGAAAAILPELAEAILARGDEVKALASRYRFAERMVITSRGYGYPTAKEAALKLMETSYIPALSYSGADLLHGPLAMVDNISPVIAVVTDGRGGEALQPVLDRLRGRGADLFVVGPKAQVAAASAGFVLPTAGVAEEVQPILEILPLQMLAYEVTIARGQDPDAPRALAKVTETH; this is translated from the coding sequence GAGATGGCGGAGCAGCCCGCGGTGCTCCGGCGCATCCTCGACCAGGGGATCCCCGCCATCCGGGCGGTGGCCGCCGAGATCGCGGCGAGGCGGCCGCGCTTCGTCCTGCTCACCGCCCGCGGCACCTCGGACAACGCCGCGCTCTACGCGAAGTACCTGATCGAGATCACGCTCGGGCTGCCCTGCGGCCTGGCCTCGATGTCCACCACCACCGCCTACGGCGCGAAACCGGATCTGAAGGACGTCCTGGTCGTCACCGTCAGCCAGTCCGGCGGCTCGCCCGACCTGGTGGCGTCCGCCAAGGCCGCGCGCGAGGCCGGTGCGGTGACGCTGGCCGTGACCAACAACCCCGACTCGCCGCTCGTCGCGGTCTCCGAGTACCACATCGACGTCCTGGCGGGTCCGGAGAAGGCCCTGCCGGCCACCAAGACGTACACCGCCTCGTTGCTGTCCCTGTACCTGTTCGTGGTGGGCCTGCGCGGCGGCGACGGTGCGGCGGCCGCGATCCTTCCTGAGCTCGCCGAGGCGATCCTGGCCCGCGGGGACGAGGTCAAGGCCCTGGCGTCGCGCTACCGCTTTGCCGAGCGCATGGTCATCACCTCGCGCGGCTACGGCTACCCCACGGCCAAGGAGGCCGCCCTGAAGCTGATGGAGACGAGCTACATCCCCGCTCTGTCCTACTCCGGCGCCGATCTGCTGCACGGCCCGCTCGCCATGGTCGACAACATCTCCCCGGTGATCGCCGTGGTCACCGACGGCCGGGGCGGCGAGGCCCTCCAGCCGGTGCTCGACCGGCTGCGCGGACGTGGCGCCGACCTCTTCGTGGTCGGCCCGAAGGCCCAGGTGGCAGCGGCGTCCGCGGGCTTCGTACTGCCGACTGCCGGGGTCGCCGAGGAGGTCCAGCCGATCCTGGAGATCCTGCCGCTGCAGATGCTGGCGTACGAGGTGACGATCGCCCGCGGCCAGGACCCGGACGCGCCGCGCGCGCTCGCGAAGGTCACCGAAACGCACTGA
- a CDS encoding sensor histidine kinase: MNDLVRQHTALSDTDLEWLHLLVSEWQLLSDLSFADLVLWVPTRDGTRYVSVAQMRPNTGPTSYQDDMVGHLVPRGRRPLLDAALDEGRIVREGDPEWREEVPVRVESIPVRREGRVLGVIARNTNLLTVRTPSRLELTYLQSASDLAQMIAAGSFPFPGQQVDMDASPRVGDGLVRLDADGVVQYASPNGLSAYHRLGLASDLVGQHLGGITAELAPSRGPVDEALVKMASGYAPREFEVECAGGVIQLRAIPLKPKGVRIGSLVLLRDVTELRRRERELITKDATIREIHHRVKNNLQTVAALLRLQARRMDSEQGREALNEAVRRVGSIAIVHETLSQNLDERVEFDEIADRVIAMVAEISPGKVTCRRSGRFGILDAEVATPLAMVLTEVLQNALEHAFGVAESGTVEVSVVRGGSPTEGRLLITVQDDGCGLPEGFDPQRAGNLGLQIVRTLVEGELSGTFGMVPGPESGTQVILDIPVRADK, translated from the coding sequence ATGAACGACCTCGTCCGCCAGCACACAGCCCTGAGTGACACCGACCTCGAGTGGCTCCACCTGCTGGTCTCGGAGTGGCAACTGCTCTCCGACCTCTCCTTCGCCGACCTGGTGCTCTGGGTCCCCACCCGCGACGGCACCCGCTATGTGTCCGTCGCCCAGATGCGGCCCAACACCGGCCCCACCTCGTACCAGGACGACATGGTCGGCCATCTGGTGCCGCGCGGCCGCCGGCCGCTGCTGGACGCGGCGCTGGACGAGGGCCGGATCGTGCGCGAGGGCGACCCGGAGTGGCGCGAGGAGGTCCCCGTACGGGTCGAGTCGATCCCCGTGCGCCGGGAGGGCCGCGTGCTGGGTGTCATCGCCCGCAACACCAACCTCCTCACGGTCCGCACCCCGTCCCGGCTGGAGCTGACCTACCTCCAGTCGGCCTCCGACCTGGCCCAGATGATCGCCGCCGGGTCCTTTCCGTTCCCCGGTCAGCAGGTCGACATGGACGCCTCGCCGCGGGTCGGTGACGGGCTGGTCCGGCTCGACGCCGACGGCGTCGTCCAGTACGCCAGCCCCAACGGCCTCTCCGCGTACCACCGTCTCGGACTCGCCTCCGACCTGGTCGGGCAGCACCTCGGCGGGATCACCGCCGAACTCGCGCCCTCCCGCGGGCCGGTGGACGAGGCGCTGGTCAAAATGGCCAGCGGTTACGCGCCCCGTGAGTTCGAGGTCGAGTGCGCGGGCGGTGTGATCCAGCTCCGGGCGATCCCGCTCAAGCCCAAGGGGGTCCGGATCGGCTCCCTGGTCCTGCTCCGTGACGTCACGGAACTGCGGCGCCGCGAGCGCGAGTTGATCACCAAGGACGCCACCATCCGGGAGATCCACCACCGGGTGAAGAACAACCTCCAGACGGTGGCCGCCCTGTTGCGGCTGCAGGCCCGCCGGATGGACTCCGAGCAGGGCCGTGAGGCGCTCAACGAGGCGGTGCGGCGCGTCGGCTCGATCGCCATCGTGCATGAGACGCTGTCTCAGAATCTGGACGAGCGGGTGGAGTTCGACGAGATCGCCGACCGGGTCATCGCCATGGTCGCCGAGATCTCGCCCGGAAAGGTGACCTGCCGCCGCTCGGGACGCTTCGGCATCCTCGACGCCGAAGTGGCCACCCCGCTGGCGATGGTCCTCACCGAAGTGCTGCAGAACGCGCTGGAGCACGCATTCGGAGTCGCCGAGTCCGGCACGGTCGAGGTCTCCGTGGTGCGGGGCGGTTCGCCCACCGAGGGCCGGCTGCTGATCACCGTTCAGGACGACGGGTGCGGCCTGCCCGAGGGGTTCGACCCGCAGCGGGCCGGCAACCTGGGGCTCCAGATCGTGCGGACGCTGGTGGAGGGCGAGTTGAGCGGGACGTTCGGCATGGTGCCGGGACCCGAGAGCGGCACCCAGGTCATCCTCGACATCCCGGTCCGCGCCGACAAGTAG
- a CDS encoding WhiB family transcriptional regulator, producing MDWRHNAVCREEDPELFFPIGNTGPALLQIEEAKAVCRRCPVMEQCLQWALESGQDSGVWGGLSEDERRAMKRRAARNRARNASA from the coding sequence ATGGACTGGCGTCACAACGCCGTTTGTCGTGAGGAAGACCCGGAGCTGTTCTTCCCCATCGGCAACACCGGTCCTGCGCTGCTGCAGATCGAGGAAGCCAAGGCCGTCTGCCGTCGCTGCCCCGTCATGGAGCAGTGCCTGCAGTGGGCGCTCGAGTCCGGCCAGGACTCCGGCGTCTGGGGTGGCCTCAGCGAGGACGAGCGCCGCGCAATGAAGCGCCGCGCCGCTCGCAACCGGGCGCGCAACGCCAGCGCCTGA
- a CDS encoding diacylglycerol/lipid kinase family protein: protein MRALLVVNPAATTTSARTRDVLIHALASEMKLEAVTTEYRGHARDLGRQAADSDDIDLVVALGGDGTVNEVVNGLLHNGPDIDNLPKLAVVPGGSTNVFARALGLPNDAVEATGAILDALANHTERTVGLGLAAGTPGTEDESVPERWFTFCAGLGFDAGVIGRVEQRREQGKRSTHALYVRQVLRQFVEEPHRRNGMITLEVPGQDPVTDLALSIICNTAPWTYLGNRPIYASPKASFDTALDVLGLRRLSTAAVTRYATQLLTSSPEKGPHGKHAVSRHDLTDFTLHSKAPLPFQMDGDHLGLRTSVTFTGVRRALRVIV from the coding sequence ATGCGCGCACTTCTTGTGGTCAATCCAGCTGCTACCACCACCAGTGCGCGTACCCGTGACGTGCTCATTCATGCACTGGCCAGCGAGATGAAGCTGGAGGCCGTGACCACCGAGTACCGCGGGCACGCCCGCGATCTGGGGCGTCAGGCCGCCGACAGCGACGACATCGATCTCGTGGTGGCACTCGGCGGCGACGGCACGGTCAACGAGGTCGTGAACGGCCTGCTGCACAACGGCCCCGACATAGACAACCTGCCGAAGCTCGCCGTGGTTCCCGGTGGCTCCACCAATGTCTTCGCACGCGCGCTCGGTCTGCCCAACGACGCGGTGGAGGCGACCGGCGCCATTCTGGACGCGCTGGCCAATCACACGGAGCGCACCGTCGGCCTCGGCCTGGCGGCCGGTACACCCGGCACCGAGGACGAATCGGTTCCGGAACGCTGGTTCACCTTCTGCGCCGGCCTCGGATTCGACGCCGGTGTCATCGGCCGGGTCGAACAACGGCGCGAACAGGGCAAGCGGTCGACCCATGCGCTGTACGTCCGACAGGTGCTCCGCCAATTCGTCGAGGAACCGCACCGGCGGAACGGAATGATCACACTCGAGGTCCCCGGCCAGGACCCGGTCACCGATCTCGCGCTCTCCATAATCTGCAATACGGCACCCTGGACCTACCTGGGGAACCGCCCGATATACGCCTCCCCGAAGGCCTCGTTCGACACCGCCCTGGACGTCCTCGGCCTGCGACGACTGTCGACGGCGGCGGTCACCCGCTACGCCACCCAGCTGCTCACTTCGAGTCCCGAAAAGGGCCCGCACGGCAAGCACGCGGTTTCACGGCATGACCTCACGGACTTCACCTTGCATTCAAAGGCTCCACTGCCCTTCCAGATGGACGGCGACCACCTGGGACTGCGTACGAGTGTGACGTTCACAGGCGTACGCCGTGCACTGCGTGTGATTGTGTGA
- a CDS encoding RNA polymerase sigma factor SigF yields the protein MVHSAGIPEQQALTHPVDGADLPRAVDGADGPAGRTVVVEQSQAERAGQMSEHVHHDPHDRSGARALFIELGKLPDGSAAKAELRNRLVRMHLPLVEHLARRFRNRGEPLDDLTQVATIGLIKSVDRFDPERGVEFSTYATPTVVGEIKRHFRDKGWAVRVPRRLQELRLSLTTATAELSQQHGRSPTVHELAERLGISEEEVLEGLESANAYSTLSLDVPDTDDESPAVADTLGSEDEALEGVEYRESLKPLLEDLPPREKRILLLRFFGNMTQSQIAQEVGISQMHVSRLLARTLAQLRERLLVEE from the coding sequence GTGGTGCACTCAGCAGGCATCCCGGAGCAGCAGGCCCTGACTCATCCGGTGGACGGGGCGGACCTTCCCCGTGCGGTGGACGGGGCGGACGGGCCCGCCGGCCGTACGGTCGTGGTGGAGCAGTCGCAGGCGGAGCGGGCAGGCCAGATGAGCGAGCACGTGCACCACGATCCACACGACCGCAGCGGGGCGCGGGCGTTGTTCATCGAGCTGGGCAAGCTTCCCGACGGCTCGGCCGCGAAGGCCGAACTGCGCAATCGGCTGGTGCGGATGCATCTGCCGCTCGTGGAGCACCTGGCCCGGCGCTTCCGCAACCGGGGCGAGCCGCTGGACGATCTGACCCAGGTCGCCACGATCGGCCTGATCAAGTCGGTGGACCGGTTCGATCCGGAGCGGGGCGTCGAGTTCTCGACGTACGCGACGCCCACCGTCGTCGGTGAGATCAAGCGCCATTTCCGTGACAAGGGCTGGGCGGTGCGGGTGCCGCGCCGCCTCCAGGAGCTGCGGCTCTCGCTGACCACGGCGACCGCGGAGCTCTCCCAGCAGCACGGCCGTTCGCCCACGGTGCACGAGCTGGCGGAGCGGCTCGGCATCTCCGAGGAAGAGGTCCTCGAGGGCCTGGAATCGGCCAATGCCTACAGCACGCTCTCACTGGACGTGCCGGACACGGACGACGAGTCCCCCGCGGTCGCGGACACGCTCGGTTCCGAGGACGAGGCGCTGGAGGGGGTCGAGTACCGGGAGTCGCTCAAGCCGCTGCTGGAGGACCTGCCGCCGCGGGAGAAGCGGATCCTGTTGCTGCGGTTCTTCGGCAACATGACCCAGTCGCAGATCGCGCAGGAGGTCGGCATCTCGCAGATGCATGTCTCGCGACTGCTGGCCCGCACCCTGGCGCAGCTGCGCGAGCGGCTGCTCGTCGAGGAGTAG
- a CDS encoding anti-sigma regulatory factor, whose amino-acid sequence MSQIAGEPGNQDFVEVRLPAAGAYLSVLRTATAGLAARLDFTLDEIEDLRIAVDEACAILLQQAVPGSVLSCVFRLIDDSLEVTVSAPTTDGRAPERDTFAWTVLSALAGKVDSTVADDRTVSISLYKQRGAGPGPA is encoded by the coding sequence GTGTCCCAGATCGCAGGCGAGCCCGGGAATCAGGACTTCGTAGAGGTCCGGCTGCCCGCTGCGGGTGCCTACCTGTCGGTGCTGCGTACGGCCACGGCCGGTCTCGCAGCGCGCTTGGACTTCACTCTCGACGAGATCGAGGATCTTCGCATCGCGGTCGACGAGGCCTGCGCGATCCTGCTTCAGCAGGCCGTGCCCGGCTCCGTCCTCAGCTGCGTCTTCCGTCTCATCGACGATTCTCTCGAGGTGACGGTTTCGGCCCCCACCACGGACGGGCGGGCCCCGGAGCGCGACACCTTCGCCTGGACGGTGCTCTCCGCACTGGCAGGAAAGGTCGACTCCACGGTCGCCGATGACCGGACGGTCAGCATCAGCCTGTACAAACAGCGCGGCGCGGGACCCGGGCCGGCGTGA